Proteins encoded in a region of the Vicia villosa cultivar HV-30 ecotype Madison, WI linkage group LG5, Vvil1.0, whole genome shotgun sequence genome:
- the LOC131601997 gene encoding probable protein phosphatase 2C 4: MGNGIGKLTVCFTGSDKGRKHDISILITDPLDEGLGHSFCYVRPDPTRLSSSKVHSEETTTFRTISGASVSANTSTPLSTAFMDLYSYGCFDRAAAFESSTSFASLPLQPIPKSLMGTGSGPFSSNFGGGGGFPSSGPLERGFMSGPIERGFMSGPIDRGLFSGPIEKDNSDQGFPRSFSHSGLGVSVRPRTRKEKWIRVLQRAISKTLSRGQSSIVTPIKGVAVKEPPEWILAGEKHNENLTVSSLNLSSEGSLEDDDSMGSQNLQWAQGKAGEDRVHVVVSEEHGWVFVGIYDGFNGPDAPDYLLSNLYGFVHKELKGLLWDDGVSADNSNLKARDSVEDVDVVEGKEGKVFDDCSQCVGQEKGDLVSKRKKRGKNSKNKYKDAAMKHEENHRRWKCEWDRERLELDRRLKEQLSGDDGDNDSVNHSDVLEALSRALRKTEESYLDVADKMVMENPELALMGSCVLVMLMKGEDVYVMNVGDSRAVLAQKAEPDYWIGKIRQDLERINEETMHDLESWEDADKSNSIPSLNALQLTKDHSTNVEEEVIRIRKEHPDDPCAVVNERVKGSLKVTRAFGAGFLKQPKWNNALLEMFRIDYVGNSPYITCLPYLKHHRLGQKDKFLILCSDGLYQYLSNEEAVAEVELFITLQPEGDPAQHLVEEVLFRAAKKAGLDFHELLEIPQGDRRRYHDDVSIIVISLEGRIWRSCV, translated from the exons ATGGGTAACGGAATAGGAAAACTAACGGTGTGTTTCACGGGAAGCGATAAGGGTCGGAAACACGATATATCAATTCTAATAACTGACCCGTTAGATGAAGGACTCGGTCACTCTTTCTGTTACGTTAGACCCGACCCGACCCGGTTATCGAGTTCGAAGGTTCATTCTGAAGAAACGACGACGTTTAGAACTATCTCCGGGGCTTCTGTTAGTGCTAACACGTCGACGCCGTTATCGACGGCGTTTATGGATTTATACTCTTACGGTTGTTTCGATAGAGCTGCGGCGTTTGAGAgttcaacttcttttgcttctctTCCGTTGCAACCGATTCCGAAGAGTCTGATGGGGACCGGTTCGGGTCCTTTTTCGAGTAATTTTGGAGGTGGCGGTGGTTTTCCGAGTTCCGGTCCGCTAGAGCGTGGGTTCATGTCCGGTCCGATTGAGAGGGGGTTCATGTCCGGTCCGATTGATCGTGGTTTATTTTCCGGTCCGATTGAAAAGGATAACTCGGATCAGGGTTTTCCGAGAAGCTTCTCTCATAGTGGATTAGGGGTTTCGGTTAGACCTAGAACGAGGAAGGAAAAATGGATTCGTGTTCTTCAGAGAGCGATTTCGAAGACTCTGTCGCGTGGACAGAGCTCGATTGTTACTCCGATCAAAGGTGTGGCGGTGAAGGAGCCGCCGGAGTGGATCCTTGCTGGGGAGAAGCATAACGAGAATTTGACGGTGAGTAGTTTGAATTTGAGTAGTGAAGGTAGTTTGGAAGATGATGATTCGATGGGGAGTCAGAATCTGCAATGGGCTCAGGGGAAAGCTGGGGAGGATCGTGTTCATGTTGTTGTTTCTGAAGAGCATGGTTGGGTTTTTGTTGGGATTTATGATGGTTTTAATGGTCCTGATGCGCCGGATTATTTACTTTCGAATCTTTATGGTTTTGTTCACAAGGAGCTTAAAGGGTTGCTTTGGGATGATGGGGTTTCGGCGGATAATTCGAATTTGAAAGCGCGCGATTCGGTTGaggatgttgatgttgttgaagGAAAAGAAGGTAAGGTGTTTGATGATTGTTCTCAATGTGTTGGTCAAGAGAAAGGGGATTTGGTTTCGAAGAGAAAAAAGAGAGGGAAGAATTCGAAGAATAAGTACAAAGATGCAGCGATGAAACACGAAGAAAATCATAGGAGATGGAAATGTGAATGGGATAGGGAGAGACTAGAGCTTGATAGAAGATTGAAGGAGCAACTTAGTGGTGACGACGGCGACAACGATTCTGTTAATCATTCAGATGTTTTGGAAGCTCTATCTCGAGCTTTGAGGAAAACCGAGGAGTCTTATCTTGATGTTGCTGATAAGATGGTGATGGAGAATCCAGAACTTGCTTTGatgggttcatgtgttcttgtaATGTTGATGAAAGGGGAAGATGTTTATGTGATGAATGTGGGAGATAGTAGAGCTGTGTTAGCGCAAAAGGCTGAACCTGATTATTGGATTGGGAAAATTAGACAGGATTTGGAGAGGATTAATGAAGAGACAATGCATGATCTTGAATCATGGGAGGATGCTGATAAATCAAATTCTATTCCTAGTTTAAATGCTCTTCAGCTTACCAAAGATCATAGTACCAATGTTGAAGAG gAAGTAATCAGAATAAGAAAAGAGCACCCCGATGATCCTTGTGCCGTAGTCAATGAACGTGTTAAGGGATCTCTCAAGGTTACTCGAGCATTCGGTGCCGGGTTTCTCAAACAG CCCAAATGGAAcaatgcacttctggagatgttTAGAATCGACTACGTAGGAAATTCTCCATACATCACTTGCCTACCATATCTTAAACACCACAGATTAGGCCAGAAAGACAAGTTCTTGATTCTATGCTCCGACGGTCTCTATCAATACTTATCAAACGAAGAAGCAGTAGCGGAAGTTGAACTTTTCATCACATTGCAACCTGAAGGAGACCCTGCCCAACATTTGGTCGAAGAAGTCTTGTTTCGTGCCGCAAAGAAAGCAG GTTTGGACTTTCACGAATTGCTCGAGATTCCACAAGGCGATAGGCGGCGTTACCACGACGATGTCTCCATCATTGTTATTTCTTTGGAAGGAAGGATATGGAGATCATGTGTATAA